A region from the Nostoc sp. CENA543 genome encodes:
- the mobF gene encoding MobF family relaxase gives MLTGKNTEPQQAVHYFMEGYYQEGTSRWSGKGAEILGLEGPVDDQETFFNIVNGLSPDGSEHLTQRKLESSQRRAATDFTFSAPKSVSLQSLVGGDERLITAHQLAVQKTLELIEERYSYTRVTTDTGREATRTGNLVVAEFDHIETRELDPHLHTHALVMNMTQLDNGEWYSLLNDEIFKNKKFLGIVYQNYLALEVQKLGYEVEARKHGQFEIKGFREEDLEEFSKRRQQILNAAGENATWAEREAAWTATRNIKQKINPQELKAKWREEALALGIKFVQPGTAQPLQKPRLVSNENLEDAIAHCSERNVAFTQEDLEKFILNQGLATDVSQISPLVQANPELLSLSPEKRDFTTLAAVNRELATIKLMQSGQGQVSPLAHPEIVDSHLEKTALNPDQRRAVLDAATTTDQFTAWQGVAGAGKTFALKELKAIAAASGYTIKGFAPSAMAAKVLSQELEVQAETVARLLVSEPPQDTEPHQIWVVDEAGLLGAKDALALLERATLEQARVLLVGDTKQLSAVEAGNPFKSLQQAGINTSYLNESNRQRAPKLKLAVDLIAQNRIEEGFSRLDENGCIEIVTPESKIQAIANDYITATPEQRARTLVLAGTNFERLAITQKIREQLKTEGSLGTASTITQLQAKDLTSVQMCYTHNYELGELVMPTRNYKRRGLEKGQLYEVVGKDNDQLTLKASDGQYLHVDTGFDKAVYQRQDIEIAEGDHLRWTKNDRQLGRRNGQEFIIKAIAGSKAQIEYLDSGRTEFINLQQAQHLDYAIVSTTYSSQGKTADRVLMVADHTIGQESFYVAVSRARYSLKLYTEDKDSLLALAQSSRAKENALVLLRQKELEKQHQSKLERKTVANAVIVAQKPTKEAEELLRSGGAEEQSYSQSSALHPCTSPPLPISSPVQPYIPIPEPSPSPLPPCTSAPLPSSTQKPVIKKPVPKTVQPKVAFWTPSNVDEVPEQLDSVHWRELVEGSAIHPEIATRNFKSLHQTLDWEHEAWEYLMYSEGLPRTNTGRLSNGMISKYGHIEYGGWWCDAGVNPKSFADLQPGDKPDRKLWGCYKPNNPREKADKPGKLIKYEHPPKTELSIFLLDVPDDIAGRIYEKYGVQPSESVRQSGFWYCVWKHNLPVTITEGAKKAASLLSQGYAAIGLPGIYAGYRSKDDRGEQVKARLMDELAIFATPERECTFCFDYETREETKRNVEIAISRTGRLLEERGASVSVVTLPGPNKGVDDLIVAQGALAYEKTYSEALTLKAWRDNQNQQRHSPPAPPKKLSDFERKQLLLQRFRGQLTQLAFQKAIDALTDQELLYLEQAVKEYFAQPVAQAPIPINKEAIENEINQLQPQIDSLWLEHAQQEKAIRFMERFPLHKLSNKYNSTLDQQLQTIGAIKELFTHKQQLELKIQDYETLVENHHSWEKEQQTVEMKTMAEILNSPGFQSRLTLIKDEIELKQQQRQARLSISRQTSPQPRRGLRR, from the coding sequence ATGCTGACAGGAAAGAACACCGAGCCACAGCAAGCAGTACATTACTTCATGGAAGGGTATTACCAGGAAGGTACTTCACGCTGGTCTGGTAAAGGTGCAGAAATATTAGGACTTGAGGGGCCAGTAGATGATCAAGAAACATTCTTTAATATCGTCAATGGACTGTCACCAGATGGCAGTGAACATTTGACTCAAAGAAAGTTGGAATCATCGCAACGACGGGCAGCAACAGACTTTACATTCTCCGCACCAAAAAGTGTCAGCCTGCAATCGTTGGTAGGTGGGGATGAAAGGTTAATTACTGCTCACCAGTTAGCAGTACAAAAAACTCTAGAACTAATAGAAGAACGCTACAGCTACACTAGGGTAACAACAGATACAGGACGAGAGGCTACCAGAACAGGAAATTTAGTAGTTGCAGAGTTTGACCACATTGAAACCAGGGAACTAGACCCGCATTTACATACTCATGCCCTGGTTATGAATATGACACAGCTAGATAACGGGGAATGGTATAGCCTTCTCAATGATGAGATTTTCAAAAACAAGAAATTTCTCGGCATAGTGTACCAGAACTACCTAGCTCTTGAGGTACAGAAGTTAGGGTATGAGGTAGAAGCTAGAAAACACGGACAGTTTGAAATCAAAGGCTTTAGAGAAGAAGACCTGGAAGAATTTTCTAAACGAAGGCAGCAGATATTAAATGCAGCCGGAGAAAACGCAACATGGGCAGAGAGAGAAGCCGCCTGGACTGCCACCCGTAATATCAAGCAGAAAATTAACCCCCAGGAGTTAAAAGCTAAGTGGAGAGAAGAAGCCTTAGCACTGGGTATCAAGTTTGTACAACCAGGAACTGCACAACCTCTACAAAAGCCCCGGTTAGTTAGCAATGAGAATTTAGAAGACGCGATCGCTCACTGCTCAGAAAGAAATGTAGCGTTCACCCAGGAAGATTTAGAGAAATTCATCCTCAATCAAGGGTTAGCCACAGATGTAAGCCAAATTTCGCCATTAGTTCAAGCCAACCCCGAATTACTCAGCCTATCTCCAGAAAAACGCGACTTTACGACTTTGGCAGCAGTCAACCGGGAACTAGCAACCATTAAATTGATGCAGTCAGGGCAAGGTCAAGTTAGCCCACTCGCCCACCCAGAAATAGTTGATAGTCACCTAGAAAAAACAGCTTTAAACCCAGACCAGCGTCGAGCCGTCCTGGATGCAGCAACTACAACCGACCAATTTACAGCATGGCAGGGGGTAGCCGGTGCTGGTAAAACTTTTGCACTCAAGGAACTAAAAGCGATCGCCGCCGCAAGTGGCTACACTATCAAAGGCTTTGCCCCCAGTGCGATGGCGGCTAAAGTCCTGAGTCAAGAGTTAGAAGTTCAAGCAGAAACTGTTGCTAGGTTACTGGTGTCTGAACCGCCCCAAGATACTGAACCCCATCAAATTTGGGTGGTGGATGAAGCCGGGTTACTAGGTGCTAAAGATGCCCTTGCCCTTTTAGAACGGGCAACCCTTGAACAAGCCAGAGTGTTATTAGTGGGAGACACAAAACAGTTATCAGCTGTAGAAGCTGGCAACCCATTTAAATCGCTGCAACAGGCAGGAATCAATACCAGTTATTTAAACGAATCTAATAGACAACGTGCGCCGAAACTGAAATTGGCAGTAGACTTAATAGCCCAAAATCGGATTGAGGAGGGATTTTCACGACTTGATGAAAATGGTTGTATTGAGATTGTTACGCCAGAATCTAAAATTCAGGCGATCGCCAATGACTATATAACAGCCACACCCGAACAGAGAGCGCGAACCCTGGTATTAGCAGGAACAAACTTTGAGCGTTTGGCAATCACCCAAAAGATTAGAGAGCAGTTAAAAACCGAGGGCAGCTTAGGGACTGCCAGCACCATCACCCAACTGCAAGCCAAAGACCTAACATCGGTACAAATGTGCTACACCCACAACTATGAATTGGGTGAACTGGTCATGCCCACCCGCAATTACAAACGCCGGGGTTTGGAAAAAGGTCAGCTGTATGAAGTCGTGGGGAAGGACAATGACCAACTAACGCTCAAAGCTAGTGATGGTCAATATCTTCATGTAGATACGGGATTTGATAAGGCTGTTTACCAACGTCAGGATATTGAAATTGCTGAAGGCGATCACTTGCGCTGGACAAAAAACGACCGTCAATTAGGACGGCGCAACGGTCAGGAGTTTATAATTAAAGCCATTGCTGGCTCTAAGGCTCAAATCGAGTATTTAGATAGTGGTCGAACTGAATTTATCAACCTGCAACAAGCGCAGCACTTAGATTATGCGATTGTCAGCACTACATATAGTAGTCAAGGTAAAACTGCTGACCGAGTGCTGATGGTTGCTGACCATACCATTGGGCAAGAAAGCTTTTATGTAGCGGTTAGTCGTGCTAGGTATTCATTGAAACTCTATACGGAAGATAAAGACAGTTTACTTGCCCTGGCGCAGTCGAGTAGGGCTAAAGAAAATGCGCTGGTGCTGCTAAGACAGAAGGAATTAGAGAAACAGCACCAGTCAAAGCTTGAAAGAAAAACGGTTGCAAATGCTGTGATTGTAGCCCAAAAGCCAACCAAAGAAGCAGAGGAGCTACTCAGGAGCGGAGGAGCGGAGGAGCAATCTTACAGTCAGTCCTCAGCTTTACACCCCTGCACCTCTCCACCTCTGCCCATTTCTTCCCCTGTGCAACCCTACATTCCCATACCAGAGCCGAGTCCTTCCCCTCTGCCCCCCTGCACCTCTGCACCTCTGCCCAGTTCTACTCAAAAGCCTGTTATTAAAAAACCAGTTCCCAAAACAGTACAGCCAAAGGTAGCATTTTGGACTCCTAGTAATGTGGATGAAGTCCCTGAACAACTCGACTCTGTTCACTGGCGAGAATTGGTAGAAGGCAGTGCCATTCACCCGGAAATTGCCACTCGTAACTTCAAAAGTCTGCATCAGACTCTTGATTGGGAACATGAAGCTTGGGAATATCTTATGTACAGTGAGGGGTTGCCACGCACCAACACAGGTAGGCTCTCCAATGGCATGATCAGCAAATATGGTCACATTGAATATGGGGGCTGGTGGTGTGATGCTGGTGTCAATCCCAAATCATTTGCTGACCTACAGCCTGGAGATAAACCAGATAGGAAGTTATGGGGATGCTACAAACCTAATAATCCCAGGGAAAAAGCCGATAAACCCGGTAAACTCATTAAATATGAGCATCCGCCTAAAACTGAACTGAGTATCTTTCTATTAGATGTGCCAGATGATATAGCAGGGCGTATCTATGAAAAATATGGGGTACAGCCCAGCGAAAGTGTTCGCCAAAGTGGATTTTGGTATTGTGTTTGGAAGCACAACCTCCCGGTCACTATCACTGAGGGAGCTAAAAAAGCAGCCAGTCTGTTGAGCCAGGGTTACGCTGCCATCGGACTGCCAGGAATTTATGCTGGTTATCGCAGTAAGGATGATAGGGGTGAGCAGGTCAAAGCTAGGCTCATGGACGAGTTAGCTATTTTCGCCACGCCAGAACGGGAGTGTACTTTCTGCTTTGATTACGAGACAAGAGAAGAGACAAAGCGAAATGTAGAGATTGCTATCTCGCGCACTGGGCGACTGCTAGAGGAAAGGGGAGCTTCTGTCAGTGTGGTGACATTGCCAGGGCCAAATAAAGGCGTTGATGATTTGATTGTGGCTCAGGGAGCTTTGGCTTACGAAAAGACATATTCTGAAGCATTAACCCTCAAAGCATGGCGGGATAATCAAAATCAACAACGGCATTCACCACCAGCACCACCTAAAAAGTTAAGTGACTTTGAGCGTAAACAACTGCTACTACAACGTTTTAGAGGTCAACTGACTCAATTGGCATTTCAGAAGGCCATCGATGCACTGACTGACCAAGAGTTACTGTACTTAGAACAAGCGGTCAAGGAATATTTTGCTCAACCTGTGGCTCAAGCCCCAATACCTATTAATAAAGAAGCAATTGAAAACGAAATTAATCAGCTTCAGCCACAAATTGATAGTTTGTGGTTAGAACACGCTCAACAAGAGAAAGCTATCAGATTCATGGAGCGTTTTCCGCTTCATAAGTTGAGTAACAAGTACAACTCGACCCTAGATCAGCAGTTGCAAACTATCGGGGCTATTAAAGAATTATTTACGCATAAACAACAGCTTGAGTTAAAAATTCAGGACTATGAAACCCTCGTTGAAAATCATCACTCTTGGGAGAAAGAACAGCAAACTGTTGAAATGAAAACTATGGCTGAAATACTCAACTCTCCTGGGTTCCAGTCACGATTAACTTTGATTAAGGATGAGATAGAACTCAAGCAACAGCAACGTCAAGCTAGGTTGTCTATTTCTCGACAGACCTCACCACAACCGCGTCGAGGTTTGAGAAGGTAG
- the dnaB gene encoding replicative DNA helicase, with protein MYASDDNVIPFGSTANKLPPQSIESEEAILGGILLDPVAIERVRDILKPHHFYISTHGRIYSAALKLNALELPTDLLMVTNYLADNGDLEIIGGRNKLASLVDRTVSAVNIDALAAVVVDKWKRRELGRLGSLAIELQHKGHEEMPLEQAFEQLQDFIYQLQRSSNATGASHISDVVVNLFQEIEDRSQGRVLPGIPTGFYDLDALTGGFNRTDLIIVAGRPAMGKSAFAAQIAFHLASAYRFPVVVFSLEMSKLQIAMRELSSEAKIESSCLKSGRISNTQWQSLSQGISTLSELPVYLDDRPDPPLSYIEAECRKIMARECRDLGLIVVDYLQLMDGFGGGNRNNEIEKLTRSLKRLAMKLQTPVMCLSQLSRAVESRNNKRPMLSDLRDSGGIEQDGDKVIMLYRDEYYDPNTEDRGVAEIILAKNRDGATGTIKLLFDAQFTKFKNMVRAQPERSVWD; from the coding sequence ATGTACGCCAGTGACGACAACGTAATTCCTTTTGGCAGCACAGCCAATAAGCTACCACCACAAAGCATTGAATCTGAAGAGGCGATACTTGGGGGTATCTTGCTTGACCCCGTAGCCATAGAACGTGTCCGTGACATTTTGAAGCCGCATCACTTCTATATCAGCACTCATGGTCGGATCTACAGTGCCGCCCTGAAACTCAATGCACTGGAATTGCCTACAGATTTGCTGATGGTAACGAATTATCTAGCTGATAATGGCGATTTAGAAATAATCGGCGGACGAAACAAACTAGCATCGCTGGTTGATAGAACAGTATCAGCAGTTAACATTGATGCGCTTGCAGCTGTGGTTGTGGATAAGTGGAAGCGTCGGGAACTGGGTAGACTGGGAAGCCTGGCAATCGAGTTGCAGCACAAAGGACATGAAGAAATGCCTTTAGAGCAAGCCTTTGAACAATTGCAGGACTTTATCTACCAGTTGCAGCGATCGTCTAATGCTACGGGGGCTAGTCATATTTCAGATGTAGTTGTTAATTTATTTCAGGAAATTGAAGACCGTAGCCAAGGTAGGGTGTTACCCGGCATTCCCACAGGCTTTTATGACCTTGATGCTCTAACTGGTGGATTTAATCGTACTGATTTAATCATCGTTGCAGGTCGTCCGGCAATGGGCAAGTCGGCGTTTGCGGCTCAGATAGCTTTTCATCTGGCATCCGCATATCGGTTTCCAGTGGTTGTGTTCAGTCTGGAAATGTCAAAGTTGCAAATCGCCATGCGAGAGCTTTCAAGTGAAGCGAAGATAGAAAGCAGCTGTTTGAAATCAGGACGCATCTCAAACACGCAATGGCAATCGCTATCACAGGGTATTAGTACACTATCAGAGCTACCTGTATACCTGGATGACCGCCCAGACCCACCATTAAGCTACATTGAGGCTGAGTGTCGTAAAATCATGGCACGAGAGTGCCGCGATTTAGGGTTAATTGTCGTAGATTACCTGCAACTGATGGATGGCTTCGGTGGGGGTAACAGGAACAATGAGATAGAAAAGCTCACACGCTCCCTGAAGCGTTTAGCGATGAAGTTACAGACTCCTGTAATGTGCCTATCACAACTATCAAGAGCAGTAGAGAGCCGGAATAACAAACGCCCCATGCTCTCAGATTTACGTGACAGTGGGGGAATTGAGCAGGACGGGGACAAAGTAATAATGTTATATCGTGACGAATATTACGACCCAAATACGGAAGATAGAGGAGTAGCAGAGATTATCCTTGCTAAAAACCGCGATGGGGCTACAGGTACAATCAAACTGCTGTTTGATGCACAATTTACAAAATTTAAAAATATGGTGCGAGCGCAGCCAGAACGAAGTGTTTGGGACTAA
- a CDS encoding recombinase family protein, translating into MAIYAYLRVSSDKQDVHNQRHGILEYANIHALSPIQFVEDTISGREKWLERGVGQLLNQTAQAKDIVIFSEVSRMARSTLQVLEMLECCVRRGINVHIAKQGMVLDDSMQSRITATVLGLAAEIERELIVLRTTEALAKRKAEGKTLGRPKGRQSAHLKLDTREAEIRSYLAKGISKRSIAKLVDCSPSTLYDWLSRKHLHPRHDKLVEKS; encoded by the coding sequence ATGGCCATTTACGCTTATCTGAGGGTCTCCAGCGACAAACAAGACGTACACAACCAACGACATGGCATTTTAGAATATGCCAATATCCACGCTTTAAGTCCCATCCAGTTTGTAGAGGACACAATTTCTGGACGGGAGAAATGGTTAGAGCGAGGTGTAGGACAACTACTGAATCAAACAGCCCAAGCAAAAGATATAGTCATTTTTTCAGAAGTTAGTCGGATGGCACGCTCCACCCTACAAGTATTAGAAATGCTGGAGTGTTGCGTGCGTCGAGGAATCAACGTCCATATCGCCAAACAAGGTATGGTACTGGATGACTCAATGCAAAGCCGAATTACAGCAACGGTTTTAGGCTTGGCAGCAGAAATCGAACGGGAATTGATTGTACTCAGAACAACCGAAGCACTAGCTAAACGTAAAGCTGAAGGAAAAACTTTAGGGCGACCCAAAGGACGACAATCTGCACATTTGAAACTGGACACCAGGGAAGCAGAAATTCGCAGTTATTTAGCCAAAGGAATCAGCAAACGCTCAATTGCCAAACTGGTCGATTGTTCACCTTCCACCCTCTACGATTGGTTGTCACGCAAACATCTCCACCCACGCCACGATAAATTGGTGGAGAAATCATAG